The proteins below come from a single uncultured Carboxylicivirga sp. genomic window:
- the nth gene encoding endonuclease III — protein sequence MLKKERYQRTIEYFQKHMPVAETELHYSNPYELLVAVILSAQCTDKRVNQITPAIFERYPRAEDLAEATPDEIFELIRSCSYPNNKSKHLAGMAKMLVNDFNSVVPDDINQLQKLPGVGRKTANVIASVVYEKPAMAVDTHVFRVAARIGLTTNSKTPLDTEKQLVKNFPEDLLPIAHHWLILHGRYVCIARKPKCGKCGLKDFCKYFEQQTINA from the coding sequence ATGCTTAAAAAAGAACGCTATCAGCGCACCATCGAATATTTTCAAAAACACATGCCGGTTGCCGAAACAGAATTGCATTACTCAAATCCCTACGAGTTATTAGTTGCTGTAATATTGTCGGCTCAATGCACCGATAAAAGAGTAAACCAGATAACACCGGCTATTTTTGAACGTTACCCAAGAGCCGAAGATTTAGCAGAGGCCACTCCTGACGAAATATTTGAGCTGATTCGTTCGTGTAGTTATCCTAACAACAAAAGCAAGCATTTGGCCGGCATGGCAAAAATGTTGGTTAATGATTTTAACAGCGTTGTTCCCGATGATATTAATCAACTGCAAAAGCTACCCGGTGTGGGGCGAAAAACAGCCAATGTTATCGCATCGGTAGTGTACGAAAAGCCAGCTATGGCTGTTGATACGCATGTTTTTAGAGTAGCTGCCCGCATTGGTTTAACCACCAACTCAAAAACACCCCTCGACACCGAAAAGCAATTGGTTAAGAATTTTCCTGAAGATTTACTCCCAATTGCCCATCATTGGCTGATTTTACATGGCCGATATGTGTGTATTGCCCGCAAACCCAAGTGTGGAAAGTGCGGATTGAAAGACTTTTGCAAATATTTTGAACAACAAACTATCAATGCGTAA
- the zupT gene encoding zinc transporter ZupT yields the protein MEFNAVLLAFSLTLFAGLSTGIGSAMAFFAKRTNTRFLAISLGFSAGVMIYVSFVEIFVKAKDVLVEAYGEAPGTWYTVIAFFGGVLFIALIDKFIPSAENPHELHSVEEMNQQPQAKDKKLMRMGMFTALAIGIHNFPEGLATFTAALQDPNLGIAIAVAIAIHNIPEGIAVSVPIYYATGSRRKAFRLSFLSGLSEPIGALIGYLVLMPFMGPLTFGIIFAAVAGIMVFISLDELLPSAREYGEHHLSIYGLFAGMAVMAVSLLLFL from the coding sequence ATGGAATTTAATGCTGTTTTATTGGCTTTTAGCCTAACTCTTTTTGCCGGTTTAAGTACAGGTATCGGAAGTGCTATGGCTTTTTTTGCCAAACGCACTAACACTCGCTTTTTGGCTATATCGCTGGGCTTTTCAGCCGGCGTGATGATATATGTGTCGTTTGTTGAGATTTTTGTAAAAGCAAAAGATGTGCTGGTCGAAGCATATGGCGAGGCCCCCGGTACATGGTACACTGTTATTGCTTTTTTTGGCGGAGTACTTTTTATTGCTTTAATCGATAAGTTTATTCCTTCGGCCGAAAACCCTCATGAGTTACACTCGGTTGAAGAAATGAACCAACAGCCGCAGGCAAAAGATAAAAAGTTAATGCGCATGGGTATGTTTACGGCATTGGCTATTGGTATACATAATTTTCCCGAAGGATTAGCCACTTTTACAGCCGCCTTGCAAGATCCTAACCTGGGTATTGCCATTGCCGTTGCCATTGCCATACATAATATTCCGGAAGGTATTGCAGTGTCGGTTCCTATTTATTACGCCACCGGAAGCCGACGCAAGGCGTTTCGTTTAAGTTTTCTCTCGGGCTTATCTGAACCTATTGGTGCTTTAATTGGTTACTTGGTTCTGATGCCGTTTATGGGTCCGTTAACATTCGGAATTATATTTGCAGCCGTTGCAGGTATTATGGTGTTTATTTCTCTCGATGAATTATTACCATCAGCACGCGAATATGGCGAGCATCATTTATCTATTTACGGATTATTTGCCGGAATGGCGGTTATGGCGGTTAGTTTACTACTATTTTTATAA